A single window of Caldimicrobium thiodismutans DNA harbors:
- a CDS encoding DNA methyltransferase, with protein sequence MMNWAKIIIGDSRKMIEVKESSVDLIITSPPYWHIKDYGVKGQIGYGQSLHEYLKDLYRIWKECYRVLKPGRRLCINIGDQFARSIIYGQYKIIPLHAEVISQCEDIGFDYMGSIIWQKKTTMNTTGGANVMGSYPYPPNGMIEIDYEFILIFRKAGKTEKVSQEIKEKSRLTKEEWKEYFYGHWNFGGAKQIQHEAMFPEELPKRLIRMYSFVGDVVLDPFLGSGTTIKSALNLNRNAIGYEINEKFLDIIKEKLGIKQSMLKFSENIQIIKREIPVEVEEISYIPRIKPAEPKLDQKKFNFNGDKLYKVVDVIDTYTIKLNTGLIIKLLGVEVIKKQQVLEYLNDRVKGKDVYLKFDKDSVLNENTVWAYVYLKNKIFVNAYLIKSGLAVADKTKEYRYKTKFIELEKEVKDGKGMDFEYGNK encoded by the coding sequence ATGATGAACTGGGCTAAAATTATAATTGGCGACAGCAGAAAAATGATAGAAGTCAAAGAGAGCAGTGTAGATTTAATTATCACATCTCCACCTTACTGGCATATAAAAGATTATGGAGTTAAAGGTCAGATAGGATACGGGCAAAGCCTTCATGAGTATTTGAAAGATTTATACAGGATTTGGAAAGAGTGTTATCGGGTTCTTAAACCAGGAAGAAGATTATGTATAAATATAGGTGATCAATTTGCAAGGTCTATAATTTATGGTCAATATAAAATTATTCCACTTCATGCTGAAGTTATATCTCAATGCGAAGATATAGGGTTTGACTATATGGGTTCAATAATATGGCAGAAAAAAACCACTATGAATACAACGGGAGGAGCAAATGTAATGGGTTCATATCCATATCCACCTAATGGAATGATTGAAATTGATTATGAATTCATCCTAATCTTTAGAAAAGCTGGAAAGACTGAAAAAGTATCACAAGAAATTAAAGAAAAATCAAGATTAACAAAGGAAGAATGGAAAGAATACTTCTATGGACACTGGAACTTTGGAGGAGCAAAACAAATTCAGCACGAAGCCATGTTTCCAGAAGAATTACCAAAAAGACTAATAAGAATGTATTCATTTGTTGGTGATGTTGTTCTTGATCCTTTCTTAGGAAGCGGAACTACTATAAAATCTGCTTTGAATTTAAACAGAAACGCAATAGGATATGAAATTAATGAAAAATTTTTAGACATTATAAAAGAGAAACTCGGAATAAAACAAAGCATGTTAAAGTTTAGTGAAAACATTCAAATAATAAAACGGGAAATTCCAGTAGAAGTTGAAGAGATTTCTTATATTCCGAGAATTAAACCTGCAGAGCCAAAATTAGACCAAAAGAAGTTTAACTTTAATGGCGATAAACTCTACAAAGTGGTTGATGTTATAGATACTTATACTATTAAATTAAATACAGGTTTAATTATTAAGCTTTTAGGAGTAGAAGTCATCAAAAAGCAACAGGTGCTGGAATATCTAAATGATAGAGTTAAAGGAAAAGATGTTTATTTAAAATTTGATAAAGATTCTGTTTTAAATGAAAATACAGTTTGGGCTTATGTTTATTTAAAAAATAAAATTTTCGTGAACGCTTATCTGATTAAATCTGGACTTGCTGTTGCTGATAAGACAAAAGAGTATAGATATAAAACAAAGTTTATTGAGTTAGAAAAGGAGGTAAAAGATGGCAAAGGAATGGATTTTGAATATGGCAACAAATAG
- a CDS encoding MjaI family restriction endonuclease, producing the protein MAKEWILNMATNRWGLNKKDSVGPVSKWIRECSPKKIEDWEKYYFNKLADFLKSKGISLSPKEYIDHLGKKLYIKITEVIQAEIEEVTEEDCIEYIYNLVIDRTYDGYQTEIKTIYGKLQKDLGIEIKPAPDEWDRLYNVDFYIQVGEKYIGLQIKPITYEQTPEIYKWKEWLSKSHKKFEGKFGGKVFVIFSIKEGKNKKIFNKDIVNEMKKEVQRLEKLYELTA; encoded by the coding sequence ATGGCAAAGGAATGGATTTTGAATATGGCAACAAATAGATGGGGGCTGAACAAAAAAGATAGTGTAGGACCGGTTTCTAAATGGATTCGTGAGTGTAGTCCTAAGAAAATTGAAGACTGGGAAAAATATTATTTTAATAAGCTCGCTGATTTTCTTAAAAGTAAGGGTATTTCTTTATCTCCGAAGGAATATATTGACCATTTAGGGAAGAAACTGTATATAAAAATCACGGAAGTTATTCAAGCGGAAATCGAAGAAGTGACAGAAGAAGATTGTATTGAATATATCTATAACCTTGTAATTGACAGGACTTATGATGGATATCAAACAGAAATAAAAACAATATATGGGAAATTACAAAAAGATTTAGGTATAGAGATAAAACCAGCTCCAGACGAGTGGGATAGACTTTATAATGTTGATTTTTACATTCAGGTAGGGGAAAAATATATAGGCTTACAAATAAAACCTATAACTTATGAACAAACACCAGAAATTTACAAATGGAAAGAGTGGTTGAGCAAAAGTCACAAAAAATTTGAGGGAAAATTTGGAGGTAAAGTATTTGTTATTTTCTCTATAAAGGAAGGTAAAAATAAAAAGATTTTTAATAAGGATATTGTAAATGAAATGAAAAAAGAAGTTCAAAGATTAGAAAAATTATATGAATTAACCGCATAA
- a CDS encoding putative sulfate exporter family transporter: MAEEAKKGVLNEDWLAFWLAIILFLVSLLAYKGIDPFGWVISTNEWIQIEKALGPVGKKYQGIKGEITKIEGNKLTIKTKDGKEQTVTVDDPTKYQVGQTYEKKGLSGFASLVLTYIFLTIILAIGAYLLGANVGKFVVGFFFIFWLSYICWLIGHYAYFAATDPKKFNIPWALKLTGEGGFIFALALGLIIGNFFRPFAQFLEEACRPEFYIKTAIGLMGALLGLKSAEAFGLASAIFFRGLCAIVEAYLIYWALVYFIARRYFKFSKEWAAPLAAGISICGVSAAIAAGGAIRARPVVPIMVASLVVIFAVMELVILPFLAQIFLWKEPMVAGAWMGLAVKTDGAAFASGAITDALIRAKAEAVAGIKYEEGWILMAAATTKLFIDIFISIWAFLLAYIWCAFVECKPGERVSLGEIWKRFPKFVLAYFVGFLVVLIISAPHAPKVKSVEDQIKLIEKDAKKIEAQLATTQDAAIQEQLKAKLNELKAQIKAKKEEIKDSKKVVDQTKTATAGTNALRVLFFLITFFTIGVISDFRKLWAEGLGKLAVVYVVCLFGFIIWIGLLISWIFFHGVKPPMVGQ, encoded by the coding sequence ATGGCTGAAGAGGCCAAAAAGGGAGTTTTAAATGAAGACTGGTTAGCTTTTTGGTTAGCTATTATTTTATTTTTAGTTTCTTTACTTGCTTATAAAGGAATTGACCCCTTCGGATGGGTGATAAGCACTAACGAGTGGATTCAGATTGAAAAGGCTTTAGGCCCTGTAGGGAAAAAATATCAGGGAATCAAAGGTGAAATCACCAAAATTGAAGGTAACAAACTTACCATTAAAACCAAGGATGGAAAGGAACAGACTGTAACCGTTGATGATCCAACTAAGTATCAAGTGGGTCAGACCTATGAGAAAAAGGGACTTTCTGGTTTTGCCTCTTTAGTTCTTACTTATATCTTTTTAACGATAATTCTTGCTATTGGAGCCTATCTCCTCGGGGCTAATGTAGGAAAATTTGTGGTTGGATTTTTCTTTATTTTCTGGTTGAGCTATATCTGCTGGTTGATTGGTCATTATGCCTATTTTGCAGCCACTGATCCTAAGAAATTTAACATTCCCTGGGCTTTAAAATTGACAGGAGAGGGAGGTTTTATTTTTGCTCTTGCCCTTGGGCTTATAATTGGAAACTTCTTCAGACCCTTTGCCCAATTTTTGGAAGAAGCCTGCAGGCCTGAATTTTATATCAAGACAGCTATTGGTCTTATGGGTGCTCTTCTTGGCTTAAAGTCTGCAGAGGCCTTTGGACTTGCTTCAGCAATATTTTTTAGAGGACTTTGTGCTATAGTTGAAGCCTATCTAATCTACTGGGCTCTTGTCTATTTCATTGCCAGACGCTATTTCAAATTCAGTAAAGAGTGGGCTGCTCCTTTAGCAGCAGGTATTTCCATTTGTGGAGTTTCAGCGGCAATTGCTGCAGGAGGCGCTATAAGAGCAAGACCTGTGGTTCCCATTATGGTTGCCTCTCTTGTGGTAATCTTTGCGGTCATGGAGCTTGTTATTTTGCCTTTTCTGGCTCAGATATTCCTCTGGAAAGAGCCTATGGTTGCTGGTGCCTGGATGGGGCTTGCAGTAAAAACTGATGGAGCTGCCTTTGCTTCTGGAGCTATAACTGATGCCCTTATAAGGGCTAAGGCTGAGGCTGTGGCTGGTATCAAATATGAAGAAGGCTGGATTCTTATGGCTGCTGCAACTACAAAACTTTTTATTGATATCTTTATTAGTATCTGGGCCTTTTTATTAGCTTATATCTGGTGTGCTTTTGTTGAATGCAAACCTGGAGAAAGAGTTAGCCTTGGTGAAATCTGGAAAAGATTTCCTAAGTTTGTTCTTGCCTATTTTGTTGGATTTCTTGTGGTGCTGATAATTTCTGCTCCCCATGCCCCCAAGGTTAAATCTGTTGAAGATCAAATAAAATTAATAGAAAAGGATGCCAAAAAAATTGAGGCTCAGCTTGCTACTACTCAGGATGCAGCCATTCAAGAGCAACTTAAAGCCAAATTAAATGAGTTAAAAGCTCAGATTAAGGCTAAAAAAGAAGAAATTAAAGATTCTAAAAAGGTAGTTGATCAGACTAAAACTGCTACTGCTGGCACAAATGCCTTAAGGGTTCTCTTCTTCTTAATCACCTTCTTCACCATCGGGGTCATTTCAGACTTTAGAAAACTCTGGGCAGAAGGTCTCGGCAAACTTGCAGTGGTCTATGTGGTCTGTCTCTTTGGTTTTATCATCTGGATTGGACTTTTGATTTCCTGGATTTTCTTCCACGGTGTAAAGCCACCCATGGTAGGTCAATAA
- a CDS encoding 4Fe-4S dicluster domain-containing protein, translating into MDLNRRQFFKVLAGITALTIAPKKSLAYQGKFATLIDLTRCDGCKDEPIPRCVKACREENKHRFPEPQKPIMPYWPRKTYEDWSDKREKIDTLTPYNWLFIQKVEVDGKTLYIPRRCMHCDTPPCVKGCPFGALSKQPEGNTIIDHSICFGGAKCRDICPWHIPQRQAGVGIYLKLMPKFAGGGVMYKCDLCDSRIKRGEEPACVVACRERLKDRAVYKFGPRDVIYAEVKNRAEKEDLYIYGDIQNGGTSTFYLSAIPFEKIEAKLKEMKARFQMPVTVKNLYKEDINPWGKVVLAASVLGALTGIAGAYISKKKDEEVV; encoded by the coding sequence ATGGACTTAAATAGAAGGCAGTTTTTTAAAGTTCTTGCAGGGATTACCGCTCTTACCATTGCTCCTAAAAAAAGTTTGGCCTATCAGGGTAAATTTGCAACCCTTATTGATCTTACCAGATGTGATGGCTGTAAGGATGAGCCCATTCCAAGGTGTGTTAAGGCCTGTAGGGAGGAAAATAAGCATCGTTTCCCTGAACCACAAAAGCCCATAATGCCTTACTGGCCAAGAAAGACCTATGAGGACTGGTCTGACAAAAGGGAAAAGATTGATACCCTTACTCCCTATAACTGGCTCTTTATTCAAAAAGTTGAGGTTGATGGAAAGACCCTTTATATTCCAAGAAGGTGTATGCATTGTGATACTCCTCCCTGTGTTAAAGGATGTCCCTTTGGGGCTTTATCAAAACAGCCAGAGGGGAATACTATTATAGATCACTCCATATGTTTTGGGGGAGCAAAGTGCAGAGATATTTGTCCTTGGCACATTCCACAGAGACAAGCAGGGGTTGGGATTTATCTTAAGCTTATGCCTAAATTTGCAGGTGGAGGAGTGATGTATAAATGTGATCTTTGTGATAGTAGAATTAAAAGAGGGGAGGAACCTGCCTGTGTGGTAGCCTGCAGAGAGAGGCTTAAGGACAGAGCTGTTTATAAATTTGGGCCAAGAGATGTAATTTATGCTGAGGTCAAAAATAGAGCGGAAAAGGAGGATTTATATATTTATGGCGATATTCAAAATGGTGGGACCTCAACTTTTTATCTCTCAGCTATTCCTTTTGAAAAGATAGAGGCAAAATTAAAGGAAATGAAAGCGAGATTTCAGATGCCGGTAACAGTTAAGAATCTTTACAAAGAGGATATTAATCCCTGGGGTAAAGTGGTTCTTGCTGCTTCTGTTTTAGGGGCATTAACAGGCATTGCTGGTGCCTACATCTCTAAGAAAAAGGATGAGGAGGTGGTTTAA
- a CDS encoding formate dehydrogenase subunit gamma, protein MGKKIKRYGAIIRLEHWVVALSGIMLIFTGLGCLPLFKRYYITEIPGFAWTANFYTITKLHYIFAIFFVFAVVFHLFYHALRKDFGLLPKKGDLVASFKMILASFGLSKEPPSDKWLPEQRWAYVGIGIITLVVLITGIIKVLKNLEWIYLGPKLESTMNLLHTISGGLFILLFFIHIFFVFAVKSNWPLFKAMLTGYVDEEYVKHRHSLWYERIRRKLQ, encoded by the coding sequence ATGGGTAAAAAAATAAAGCGCTATGGTGCTATTATTCGCTTAGAACATTGGGTGGTTGCACTTTCAGGAATTATGCTCATTTTTACAGGGCTTGGGTGCTTACCTCTCTTTAAAAGATATTACATAACAGAGATTCCAGGTTTTGCATGGACCGCAAATTTTTACACCATTACCAAATTGCATTACATCTTTGCAATTTTTTTTGTCTTTGCTGTAGTTTTTCACCTCTTTTATCATGCTCTAAGAAAAGATTTTGGGCTTTTACCAAAAAAAGGAGACCTTGTGGCCTCTTTTAAGATGATCCTTGCTTCCTTTGGACTTAGCAAGGAACCTCCTTCAGATAAGTGGCTTCCTGAACAGAGATGGGCTTATGTGGGTATAGGTATCATTACTCTTGTAGTTCTCATAACTGGAATAATAAAAGTTTTGAAAAATCTGGAGTGGATTTATTTAGGTCCAAAGCTTGAGTCAACCATGAATCTTCTTCATACAATTTCAGGAGGATTATTTATATTGCTCTTTTTCATCCATATCTTTTTTGTTTTTGCAGTAAAATCTAACTGGCCCCTTTTCAAAGCCATGCTTACAGGCTATGTAGATGAAGAGTATGTTAAGCACAGACATTCTCTTTGGTATGAAAGGATTAGAAGAAAACTTCAGTGA
- a CDS encoding sigma-54-dependent transcriptional regulator, protein MDKIRILVIDDEILIRTALQGILTSHGFEVRVCETGLKALTLLAKEFFDVVLLDLKLPDYDGLELLKEIKALTPDTGVIIITAYAEVKSAVQAIKDGAFDYLAKPFQEEELLIALEKFFKFKRLERELELLKERIPAEKLTVELIGESKIIKELKQKIEIIARSDVPALIYGESGTGKELVADLIHKLSSRRDGPYIKINCTAIPDTLFEAELFGFDKGAFTGATESKKGKLELANGGTILLDEIGDLPLNIQPKLLRVLETNSFYPLGSKREVKVNTRYLFTTNRDLKKLVEEGKFRDDLYYRLNVIPLKIPPLRERKEDIPSLIRYFLNYFAQKHGRPIPQISQEAYMFFLSYDYPGNVRELKHLIERAILLSQNNLITLHDLPEELLPKNREIHPAHDYKRCRALLEREIILQTLKECKGKKSEAARRLGISRKTLWQKLKNFESH, encoded by the coding sequence ATGGACAAAATCCGCATACTGGTTATTGATGATGAGATTCTTATAAGAACCGCTCTACAGGGTATTCTAACATCTCATGGTTTTGAGGTTAGAGTATGCGAGACAGGCCTCAAGGCCTTAACACTTTTGGCTAAAGAGTTTTTTGATGTTGTCCTTTTAGATTTAAAACTTCCGGATTATGATGGTCTTGAACTGCTTAAAGAAATAAAAGCCCTCACTCCTGATACTGGTGTAATCATTATTACTGCCTATGCAGAAGTAAAATCAGCGGTCCAGGCTATTAAGGATGGAGCCTTTGATTATTTAGCCAAACCCTTTCAAGAAGAAGAGCTCCTTATTGCCTTAGAAAAGTTTTTTAAATTTAAACGCCTGGAAAGAGAATTAGAACTCCTTAAAGAAAGAATCCCCGCTGAAAAATTGACAGTGGAACTAATTGGAGAAAGTAAAATTATAAAGGAATTGAAACAAAAAATTGAAATAATTGCCAGATCTGATGTTCCTGCCTTAATTTATGGAGAATCAGGCACAGGTAAAGAACTTGTGGCTGATCTCATTCATAAACTCTCTTCCCGCAGAGATGGGCCATATATTAAAATTAACTGCACCGCCATTCCTGATACCCTTTTTGAGGCAGAGCTCTTTGGTTTTGATAAAGGAGCCTTTACTGGAGCAACAGAATCTAAAAAAGGAAAACTGGAATTAGCCAACGGAGGAACCATACTTTTAGACGAAATAGGGGACCTACCCTTAAATATCCAGCCCAAACTCCTGAGAGTCCTTGAAACCAATTCCTTTTATCCCCTTGGCTCAAAAAGGGAGGTCAAAGTAAATACCCGATATCTTTTTACCACCAATAGAGACCTTAAAAAATTAGTAGAAGAAGGGAAATTCAGAGATGATCTTTATTATCGCCTAAATGTTATACCCCTCAAAATCCCTCCATTGCGGGAAAGAAAGGAAGATATTCCATCCCTTATCAGATACTTTCTCAATTATTTTGCTCAAAAACATGGTAGACCCATACCTCAGATTTCACAAGAGGCTTATATGTTTTTTTTAAGTTATGATTATCCAGGTAATGTGCGAGAACTAAAGCATTTGATAGAACGAGCAATCCTTCTCTCCCAAAACAATCTTATTACCCTGCATGATCTACCTGAAGAGCTTTTACCAAAAAATAGAGAGATCCACCCTGCACATGATTACAAAAGGTGTAGGGCCCTACTTGAAAGAGAAATCATACTCCAAACCTTAAAAGAATGTAAAGGAAAAAAGAGCGAAGCTGCCAGAAGGCTTGGTATCTCCAGAAAGACCCTCTGGCAGAAACTCAAAAATTTTGAATCTCACTGA
- a CDS encoding c-type heme family protein: protein MFKKLSLSTRFLLILLFIIFLFIGSLTFLLYFYLKDSLIKSSFEKMQMVLTQIDALGRYVKDDLRPVMLKTLKAHGYKDAFILEAMSTTHVRKRVISYFRETFPEVEFERVSFNPINPENAFQEFHNNLLSKITKDLPKEKWQGLFKWQKEEYVVIVKPIYAEKTCLLCHGAINSAPQSLVKLYNLKKDFPWKEGDLMGIELIKYPIREATLEVKNLVFSLFILSLISAVFFLLTLEGVFYTLILKPLKRMNEHFKAIKGRQIQLNTKLSLQRTDEIGELIESFNELSHHLYFSQRALQENLKTLETLFESITYPIVLLNKDCQPEIFNQAFLESPYKKCQRELLNRVFSEKKEFKEIIEDGEGRIFEISFYPVFNQEREVIKVVQTLADITEKKKMEERFILTEKMAAIGQLSAGLAHEINNPLSGILLMLNQLKKGNLRVEDRNLYLNLIEQGLLKIQRLLRDLLNFSRVTELNPEKSSINTLLENLLELSSYLLEKYQIKVIKSLDPELPEIIIDKEKMEQVFLNILLNALQAMENSQERVLTIRTFKQDNHILISFEDTGPGIPKEIASRIFEPFFTTKPPGKGTGLGLAVSLAIVEKHGGKIYLEERAKGANFIIELPIVN from the coding sequence ATGTTTAAAAAACTATCCCTTTCCACAAGGTTCCTCTTAATCCTTCTCTTCATAATTTTTCTCTTTATTGGCTCTTTGACCTTTTTGCTTTACTTTTACCTCAAAGACAGTCTAATTAAATCTTCCTTTGAAAAGATGCAAATGGTTTTAACCCAAATAGATGCTCTGGGAAGATATGTAAAAGACGATTTAAGACCAGTTATGTTAAAAACTCTAAAAGCCCATGGCTATAAAGATGCCTTCATCCTTGAGGCCATGTCAACAACACATGTCCGCAAGCGAGTAATTAGTTATTTTAGGGAAACTTTTCCAGAGGTTGAATTTGAAAGGGTCTCTTTTAATCCTATCAATCCTGAAAATGCCTTTCAGGAGTTTCATAATAACCTTCTTAGTAAGATTACTAAGGATCTCCCTAAAGAGAAATGGCAGGGGCTTTTTAAATGGCAAAAAGAGGAATATGTTGTTATTGTTAAGCCAATTTATGCAGAAAAAACCTGTCTTTTATGCCACGGAGCAATTAATTCTGCACCTCAAAGTCTTGTAAAACTCTATAACCTAAAGAAAGACTTTCCATGGAAAGAAGGCGATCTTATGGGTATAGAACTAATTAAATACCCCATAAGGGAGGCTACCTTAGAGGTCAAAAATTTGGTCTTCTCTCTTTTCATACTGAGTCTTATTTCAGCAGTTTTTTTTCTTTTAACCCTGGAGGGGGTTTTTTATACCCTAATTTTAAAACCCTTAAAAAGAATGAATGAGCACTTTAAAGCTATAAAGGGTCGCCAGATTCAACTTAATACTAAGCTTAGCCTTCAAAGGACTGATGAAATAGGTGAATTAATTGAGTCCTTTAACGAGCTTTCGCATCACCTTTATTTTTCTCAAAGGGCCTTACAGGAAAATTTAAAAACCTTAGAGACCCTTTTTGAAAGTATAACCTACCCCATTGTCTTACTTAATAAAGATTGTCAACCAGAAATCTTCAATCAGGCCTTTCTGGAAAGTCCTTATAAAAAGTGTCAGCGGGAGCTCCTCAATCGGGTCTTTAGTGAAAAAAAAGAATTTAAAGAGATTATAGAGGACGGAGAAGGTAGAATCTTTGAGATCTCCTTCTACCCTGTATTTAATCAGGAAAGAGAGGTCATAAAAGTTGTCCAGACGCTTGCAGATATAACAGAAAAAAAGAAAATGGAAGAAAGATTTATTCTTACAGAGAAAATGGCAGCTATAGGCCAGCTCTCGGCTGGACTTGCCCATGAAATCAATAATCCTTTATCTGGAATACTTTTGATGCTTAACCAGTTAAAAAAGGGGAATTTAAGAGTAGAAGACAGGAATCTCTATTTAAATCTCATAGAGCAAGGTCTCCTTAAAATTCAGAGGCTTCTCAGAGATCTCCTAAATTTTTCGAGAGTTACCGAACTAAATCCCGAAAAGTCCTCTATTAACACTTTACTTGAAAATCTATTAGAATTAAGCTCATACCTTCTGGAAAAGTATCAAATCAAGGTAATCAAATCTCTTGACCCAGAGCTTCCTGAGATTATTATTGACAAAGAAAAAATGGAACAGGTTTTTCTCAATATACTTTTAAATGCCCTTCAAGCTATGGAAAATTCCCAGGAAAGGGTTTTAACAATCAGGACCTTCAAGCAGGATAACCACATATTAATCTCCTTTGAGGATACCGGGCCTGGAATTCCTAAGGAAATTGCCTCCAGAATCTTTGAACCATTTTTTACAACTAAACCTCCTGGCAAAGGCACAGGCCTTGGCCTGGCAGTAAGCCTTGCTATTGTAGAAAAACATGGAGGAAAAATATATCTTGAGGAAAGAGCTAAAGGTGCTAATTTTATAATTGAACTTCCAATAGTAAATTAG
- a CDS encoding TlpA family protein disulfide reductase has product MKIKGKIGLFFLLTFIIIALALPLSAGSVNFSFNTYDGKRYKLSDFNGKYILLNLFASYCPPCMVELKVFQKLNETCGQRGLQIISLMIDQEGASLLPKIVSSRNLTYPVGLANSEILKIFSDFSITPTTYLLDPKGQRIEKFVGYHSYKEWVESLTKYVKCN; this is encoded by the coding sequence ATGAAAATCAAGGGAAAAATTGGTCTTTTCTTTCTGTTAACTTTTATAATTATAGCCTTAGCCCTTCCTCTTTCAGCAGGATCAGTAAATTTTTCTTTTAATACTTACGATGGAAAGAGATACAAGCTCTCTGATTTTAATGGAAAATATATTTTATTAAATCTTTTTGCCAGTTATTGCCCGCCCTGTATGGTTGAATTGAAGGTCTTTCAAAAGCTTAATGAGACCTGTGGTCAAAGAGGGCTTCAGATTATTTCATTAATGATTGATCAGGAGGGAGCCTCTCTTCTTCCCAAAATTGTCTCCTCAAGAAACCTGACCTATCCTGTAGGTTTGGCTAATTCAGAGATTCTTAAAATCTTCAGTGATTTTTCTATTACCCCCACTACCTATCTTCTTGACCCTAAGGGGCAGAGGATTGAAAAGTTTGTAGGCTATCATAGTTATAAAGAATGGGTAGAAAGTCTTACTAAATATGTGAAGTGTAACTAA
- the selD gene encoding selenide, water dikinase SelD — protein sequence MQEIKLTQMVKASGUAAKLPQEFLAEILKELPLPEHPDLLQSFEHGADAAIFRLSPDIALVFSADFFTPLVNDPYVFGQIAATNSLSDIYVTGGRPLLALNLISFPKKGLPREILKRILEGGLSKIKEAGALLVGGHSVDDPEPKYGLAVVGIAHPEKIITTKGARAGDLLYLTKPLGTGILATAFKGGFFNEESPIYQKIIELMTELNKVPSELMLEVGLTTATDITGFGLIGHALEMASASEKKLIFYFKRIPYLKEALHFVKQGIIPEGDYDNLNYCETLVKFHPQIGAAEKFILADAQTSGGILLACPREKKEFFEKRAIEKGFYSLYLVGEVTEGPPSLEILP from the coding sequence GTGCAAGAGATTAAACTTACTCAAATGGTTAAGGCCTCTGGTTGAGCAGCTAAACTTCCGCAGGAGTTTCTTGCGGAGATCTTAAAGGAGCTCCCCCTTCCAGAGCATCCTGATCTTCTTCAAAGTTTTGAACACGGAGCAGATGCAGCCATCTTCAGACTCTCACCTGATATCGCTTTAGTCTTTAGCGCTGATTTTTTTACTCCCCTTGTGAATGACCCCTATGTTTTCGGCCAGATTGCTGCCACTAATTCTCTTTCAGATATCTATGTAACAGGGGGAAGGCCTTTACTTGCCTTAAATCTTATCTCCTTTCCAAAGAAAGGTCTTCCCCGGGAAATACTTAAAAGGATTCTTGAAGGGGGCCTTTCTAAAATTAAAGAAGCAGGAGCCCTTCTCGTAGGGGGGCATAGTGTAGATGATCCTGAACCAAAATATGGCCTTGCTGTAGTAGGGATTGCCCATCCAGAAAAGATTATTACTACCAAAGGAGCCAGGGCTGGAGACCTCCTCTATCTTACTAAACCTCTTGGAACAGGTATTCTTGCCACAGCCTTTAAGGGAGGGTTTTTTAATGAAGAATCCCCAATTTATCAAAAAATAATTGAGCTTATGACAGAACTAAATAAAGTTCCCTCTGAATTAATGCTTGAGGTAGGGCTAACTACTGCCACAGACATAACCGGCTTTGGCCTTATTGGACATGCCCTTGAGATGGCAAGCGCAAGTGAAAAAAAACTCATCTTTTACTTCAAAAGAATTCCATACCTCAAGGAGGCCCTCCATTTTGTTAAACAGGGGATAATCCCTGAGGGAGATTATGATAATCTTAATTATTGTGAAACTCTTGTCAAATTTCACCCTCAGATAGGAGCGGCAGAAAAATTTATTCTGGCTGATGCCCAGACCTCAGGAGGAATACTTCTTGCCTGCCCAAGGGAGAAAAAAGAATTTTTTGAAAAAAGGGCCATAGAAAAAGGTTTTTATAGCTTATATCTTGTGGGGGAGGTTACAGAAGGACCTCCTTCTCTTGAGATCCTCCCTTAG
- a CDS encoding MogA/MoaB family molybdenum cofactor biosynthesis protein — protein MRCGILTLSDKGAKREREDLSGEYLKKFLEERGWEVCFYQILPDEKDKIIALLKSWCDDFELDLILTTGGTGVHPRDVTPEATKDILDKEIPGIAEYIRYISFSKTPRAALSRGLSGLRKKTLIINLPGSPRALKEIMPSLIGIIEHGVSKIKGDPSECARD, from the coding sequence ATGAGATGTGGGATCCTTACCTTAAGTGATAAAGGCGCAAAGAGAGAAAGAGAAGATCTCTCCGGAGAATATTTAAAAAAATTTCTTGAAGAAAGGGGCTGGGAGGTTTGCTTTTATCAGATTCTTCCTGATGAAAAAGATAAAATTATAGCCTTACTTAAGAGCTGGTGTGATGATTTTGAGCTTGATCTTATCCTCACTACCGGGGGAACAGGAGTTCATCCCAGGGATGTAACCCCGGAGGCAACTAAGGATATTTTAGATAAAGAAATCCCAGGGATAGCTGAATATATAAGATACATAAGTTTTTCCAAAACTCCCCGAGCTGCTTTAAGTAGAGGTCTCTCAGGCCTAAGAAAGAAGACCCTTATTATTAATCTCCCGGGAAGCCCCAGAGCCTTAAAAGAAATTATGCCCAGCCTTATAGGGATTATAGAGCATGGAGTCTCCAAAATCAAAGGTGATCCAAGTGAATGTGCAAGAGATTAA